A part of Aricia agestis chromosome 13, ilAriAges1.1, whole genome shotgun sequence genomic DNA contains:
- the LOC121732931 gene encoding dynein regulatory complex subunit 2-like, with protein sequence MGRKKKAKLSKEEKELVRKQKELEARKEFKRKELKREIAAHARKKDEVDKGWVKMMLKIKEPFIRNDLEATWKTYDRALNKRDHQMRYLMKLMDAAENQMQYTVAYYSDVIDTMIRNFFTDIEKLTKENEMHINECITSGKGELNKIANDQKLAEDHLQLATFDAHTKADTLAWMTRGIHLVKQDEERNQYENERDSLRSLLENSYSNMWDDFKAVLKSYIVNTAETQKEARKLRQKDHVMAEIIGNQALQIKNSDETLKRLQSELSEYDSGTKQAVFRDRRDKYRNACQRLKKMLSDDCDLDDKQLGILVNESNDAIEWLEAGYKKGDKLLRLAAVCRKFETQREKILPFENAIPHDNESVKTHSENSLIKGALSYTSGLTRLWQKITNAELSKKALLHEKRQLEAENSFLIETIQKSEEMTLGFEQNACPCNERDGDPPVAIEGDLELRKYYI encoded by the coding sequence atgggcCGAAAGAAGAAAGCTAAATTGAGCAAAGAAGAGAAGGAACTAGTAAGGAAACAAAAGGAATTAGAAGCCAGGAAGGAGTTTAAAAGAAAGGAACTGAAACGGGAGATTGCAGCACATGCACGTAAAAAAGATGAAGTGGATAAAGGCTGGGTGAAGATGATGCTTAAAATAAAGGAACCTTTTATCAGGAATGATTTAGAGGCTACGTGGAAGACATACGACCGAGCTCTAAATAAAAGAGACCACCAAATGCGTTACTTAATGAAATTGATGGATGCTGCTGAAAATCAGATGCAATATACTGTTGCGTACTATAGTGACGTTATAGATACGAtgatacgtaatttttttacagacATAGAAAAGCTTACCAAAGAAAATGAAATGCATATTAATGAATGTATAACATCTGGAAAAGGTGAATTAAATAAGATAGCAAATGATCAAAAATTGGCAGAAGATCATCTTCAATTGGCAACTTTCGATGCCCACACGAAAGCGGATACCTTAGCCTGGATGACACGAGGTATACATTTAGTAAAACAAGATGAAGAACGAAATCAGTATGAAAATGAACGAGATAGCTTACGATCACTCCTCGAAAATAGTTACAGCAACATGTGGGACGATTTCAAGGCAGTTCTCAAATCGTATATAGTCAACACAGCAGAGACTCAAAAGGAGGCACGTAAATTGCGACAAAAAGATCATGTAATGGCTGAAATAATTGGAAATCAAGCTCTTCAAATTAAAAACAGCGACGAAACATTGAAACGCTTGCAGTCAGAATTATCGGAATATGACAGTGGTACCAAACAAGCGGTTTTTCGCGACCGACGCGACAAATACAGGAACGCTTGCCAGCGACTCAAGAAAATGCTAAGTGATGACTGCGACTTAGATGACAAACAACTAGGAATACTAGTAAATGAATCCAACGACGCAATAGAGTGGCTAGAAGCTGGCTACAAAAAGGGTGATAAATTATTACGACTCGCTGCAGTATGTCGTAAATTCGAAACGCAGAGAGAGAAGATTTTACCCTTTGAAAATGCTATACCTCATGACAACGAAAGTGTTAAAACTCATTCAGAGAATTCTTTGATAAAAGGCGCTCTATCATACACCAGCGGACTGACCAGATTGTGGCAGAAAATAACAAATGCAGAGCTTTCTAAAAAAGCTTTGCTTCACGAAAAGAGGCAGTTGGAAGCGGAGAATTCTTTTCTCATCGAAACAATACAGAAAAGCGAGGAAATGACATTGGGTTTTGAACAAAATGCTTGTCCATGTAACGAAAGAGATGGTGATCCTCCAGTGGCCATAGAAGGAGATTTAGAATTAcgcaaatattatatataa